In Sander vitreus isolate 19-12246 chromosome 8, sanVit1, whole genome shotgun sequence, the genomic window tttgacctctacatagttgatttctcgcataaaaaaagtctcagaagtgaatttagtggtaaaatagcagatgaacaatgtatacaatttctgagatctgcgcgacctattcagaagactacctgacctcacatcagtggtgtagcctatgtaaatgtttgggcgtgacaaagacagagactagagccaaatgaggaggagccgccgagtttacgtcaactaggcggctcgttgagattagcccgttttcagaggcagtttcaaattgtgagatttgcagaggaaagaggtgtcaatgggattttgaggttctatgtatgtcttagttaccctccaaactgtcgttattcaactatgacaaggtaaaaatgggttttgcattcaatcacccctttaaatgaaTAGTGCTGTATAGGGAACGTAAAATACTATGACACATTTACACAACTTAAAACAAGTTTAATCAATGAataaatggaaaaccaaaaaaggcacACTGGCTAGAAATCAAAATagagacaaagagaaacagaatAACAATGATTGTGTAGCTTCGTTTGAGCTGAAAAAGCTTCGTTTAGAGTCTTGTTTCTGCCTTAAATCTGATCAGTGTTGAACCAAGTCTTGCTTTCAGAACTTCACAATGCTGCCGGAGAAGAAATTGTCTCAGCGAGCATCTCTGCAGCTTCATTTCTTTCTGCTGCTCTCACCAACACACTTGTGACTTTTGACATGACTGAACTGAGAGAATCTTCTATCACAAACTGAACAACTAAATGGTTTCTCCCccgtgtggattctcatgtgtctcGTCAAATTGCTTTTGCTACTGAAACTTGttttacaaactgagcagttgAACATTTTCCCTTCTGAATGAAGTCTCATGTGATTCGTTAAGGCCTTCTTAAGAGAGAATCCTTTATCACAAACTGAACAACTTAATAGTTTCTTCCTTGAGTGGACAGCCAAGTGTCGTTTCAGATTTTTACTTTGTGCAAATCTTTTATCACAAACTGAGCAACTGAATGATTTCTCCCCGGTGTGGGAAGCCAAGTGTCGATTAAGATAATGCTTTTGTGCAAATCTTTTATCACATACTGAACAACTAAATGATTTCTCCTTAGTGTGGGTAGCCAAGTGTCGTGTCAGATGTTGCTTTAGTGCAAATCTTCTATCACAAACTGAGCAACTAAATGATTTCTCCCCAGTGTGGACAGTTAAGTGCTGTCTCAGACTACAAGGGTGTGAAAATACTTTACTACAAACTGAGCAACAATGTGTTTTCCCTCCTGTTTGGACTCCAGAGTGTTTCTGCAGATGTTTCTTGTGGCCAAAGCCTCCAGCACATTCAGAGGAGATAACTGATGTGTTTCCAGTATTACATTCCACATCACTTACAGCTACTTCATTGTTTTTAGGGTTTAAACCTGACTGAGGTTCCCTAGTCTCCTCCAAATCACCACTTGCATCAGTCTGAGATTCAGAGGAGTCTGAAGTCTTGTCATGAGTAGCTGGTTGTAAAG contains:
- the LOC144521776 gene encoding uncharacterized protein LOC144521776 isoform X3, whose protein sequence is MTKVQMLRALVEQRLTAAAEEIFGLFERTIAEYEEELCRSKEENERQQKLLDAVFNPQLRLHRADHTEIPPLPDKVAPPPTLLIQEEICSEICQSTERFTQSLGGLSEVPPPSPFYTNSCCQTLPESADVQQPSVVKAEVPPEQKEWSSSLNQEDTKPPPHIKEEQKELWTSQEGEQLQGLEEADIKFPFTSVPVKSEEDDEEKAQSSQLHESQTEENREAERTEADGENCGGPEPARNSDPDSPLQPATHDKTSDSSESQTDASGDLEETREPQSGLNPKNNEVAVSDVECNTGNTSVISSECAGGFGHKKHLQKHSGVQTGGKTHCCSVCSKVFSHPCSLRQHLTVHTGEKSFSCSVCDRRFALKQHLTRHLATHTKEKSFSCSVCDKRFAQKHYLNRHLASHTGEKSFSCSVCDKRFAQSKNLKRHLAVHSRKKLLSCSVCDKGFSLKKALTNHMRLHSEGKMFNCSVCKTSFSSKSNLTRHMRIHTGEKPFSCSVCDRRFSQFSHVKSHKCVGESSRKK
- the LOC144521776 gene encoding uncharacterized protein LOC144521776 isoform X2 produces the protein MPVITSVVSEANSDHQLLSHNSHDAESQDQKGGKHGDSGSTRNAEPEPKKRRLKSRSHRNNVDNTNMSEIHADNPTDHTEIPPLPDKVAPPPTLLIQEEICSEICQSTERFTQSLGGLSEVPPPSPFYTNSCCQTLPESADVQQPSVVKAEVPPEQKEWSSSLNQEDTKPPPHIKEEQKELWTSQEGEQLQGLEEADIKFPFTSVPVKSEEDDEEKAQSSQLHESQTEENREAERTEADGENCGGPEPARNSDPDSPLQPATHDKTSDSSESQTDASGDLEETREPQSGLNPKNNEVAVSDVECNTGNTSVISSECAGGFGHKKHLQKHSGVQTGGKTHCCSVCSKVFSHPCSLRQHLTVHTGEKSFSCSVCDRRFALKQHLTRHLATHTKEKSFSCSVCDKRFAQKHYLNRHLASHTGEKSFSCSVCDKRFAQSKNLKRHLAVHSRKKLLSCSVCDKGFSLKKALTNHMRLHSEGKMFNCSVCKTSFSSKSNLTRHMRIHTGEKPFSCSVCDRRFSQFSHVKSHKCVGESSRKK